One stretch of Natronobacterium gregoryi SP2 DNA includes these proteins:
- the hisH gene encoding imidazole glycerol phosphate synthase subunit HisH: MSTVSSDQTQSLASIVVVDYGLGNLRSVTRGLERAGADVEITDAPAAFEDADGVVLPGVGAFREGVENADPLREDLLAVADSGTPLFGICLGMQMLLTTSEEGDTDGESAVQGLDLLSGTNVRFAEGQKVPHMGWNELEVERDHPLVDGVDGRYAYFVHSYYAVPDDEDATVATTDYEREFPSIVANEEGNVFGTQFHPEKSGETGLQILRNFVGICADE, translated from the coding sequence ATGAGCACCGTCTCGTCCGACCAGACGCAGTCGCTGGCCTCCATCGTCGTCGTCGACTACGGACTCGGCAACCTGCGCAGCGTCACCCGCGGCCTCGAGCGTGCGGGTGCCGACGTCGAGATCACCGACGCTCCTGCGGCCTTCGAGGACGCCGACGGAGTCGTCCTGCCGGGGGTCGGCGCGTTCCGCGAAGGCGTCGAGAACGCCGATCCGCTCCGCGAGGACCTGCTCGCGGTCGCCGACAGTGGCACGCCGCTCTTCGGCATCTGTCTCGGTATGCAGATGCTACTGACGACCAGCGAGGAAGGCGACACCGACGGCGAGTCCGCTGTCCAGGGACTCGACTTACTCTCTGGCACCAACGTCCGTTTCGCCGAGGGACAGAAAGTTCCGCACATGGGCTGGAACGAACTCGAGGTCGAGCGCGACCACCCGCTCGTCGACGGAGTAGATGGCCGGTACGCCTACTTCGTCCACTCCTACTACGCCGTCCCCGACGACGAAGACGCGACGGTCGCGACGACCGACTACGAGCGCGAGTTCCCCTCGATCGTCGCCAACGAGGAAGGCAACGTCTTCGGGACGCAGTTCCACCCCGAGAAGAGCGGCGAAACCGGGTTGCAGATTCTTCGAAACTTCGTGGGAATCTGCGCCGACGAGTAG
- a CDS encoding glycerophosphodiester phosphodiesterase, with protein MSEPDVIAHRGYAGVAPENTVRAVREATARDETAMVEIDVQPAACGTPVVIHDECLEGSRDRDGRPLTDAEGIVWETPLEVLQSARVLGTAETVPTLADVLEAVPETAGVNVELKNPGAADRRFGESLGDDERDARRAIWQPFVERVIDVCAGFDGELLFSSFYEGALAAVRDVAPRYCAAALVWDDLEAGLEIARRHDCEAVHPPRNAIAGTPLAETEYAGIGVGEPEIDVLEAAHAEGRTVNVWTVERWTQYADLAAVGVDGVIMEYPGLRARFRD; from the coding sequence ATGTCCGAGCCAGACGTCATCGCTCACCGTGGCTACGCCGGCGTCGCCCCGGAAAACACCGTCCGCGCGGTCCGAGAGGCCACGGCCCGCGACGAGACGGCGATGGTCGAAATCGACGTCCAGCCAGCCGCCTGCGGAACGCCCGTCGTGATCCACGACGAGTGTCTCGAGGGCAGCCGTGACCGCGACGGCCGACCGCTCACCGACGCCGAGGGGATCGTCTGGGAGACGCCACTCGAGGTACTCCAGTCGGCTCGCGTCCTCGGAACCGCTGAAACCGTACCGACGCTCGCTGACGTGCTCGAGGCGGTGCCAGAGACTGCCGGGGTCAACGTCGAGTTGAAGAACCCGGGTGCTGCCGACCGTCGCTTCGGTGAGTCGCTCGGTGACGACGAACGCGACGCTCGCCGCGCCATCTGGCAGCCGTTCGTCGAGCGAGTGATCGACGTCTGTGCGGGATTCGACGGTGAACTCCTGTTCTCGTCGTTCTATGAGGGGGCACTCGCTGCCGTCCGGGATGTCGCGCCCCGCTATTGTGCCGCCGCCCTCGTCTGGGACGACCTCGAGGCCGGTCTCGAGATTGCACGTCGGCACGACTGCGAGGCAGTCCACCCGCCGAGAAACGCGATCGCTGGAACGCCGCTCGCAGAGACCGAGTACGCAGGGATCGGGGTTGGAGAGCCCGAAATCGACGTGCTCGAGGCGGCCCACGCCGAAGGACGGACGGTCAACGTCTGGACGGTCGAGCGATGGACGCAGTACGCCGACCTCGCGGCGGTCGGCGTCGACGGAGTTATAATGGAGTATCCCGGACTGAGAGCGCGTTTCAGAGACTGA